A DNA window from Nitrospira sp. contains the following coding sequences:
- a CDS encoding hypothetical protein (Evidence 4 : Unknown function but conserved in other organisms; MaGe:77307520): protein MRWVHLVLALALSTVWLSCSSTRWVHPTKKEDQLTADWNACERDWLNLMAKNPGAAGMLDNQSAQRMRLAKCLQQKGWRQIEEE from the coding sequence ATGCGTTGGGTTCATCTCGTGCTGGCTCTCGCGCTCTCAACCGTATGGCTGTCTTGTTCATCGACTCGATGGGTCCATCCGACAAAAAAAGAAGACCAACTCACGGCCGACTGGAATGCCTGTGAGCGCGACTGGCTCAACCTCATGGCGAAGAATCCAGGCGCCGCAGGGATGCTCGATAATCAGAGCGCTCAGCGCATGAGGCTCGCGAAATGTCTCCAGCAAAAAGGCTGGCGGCAAATCGAAGAAGAATAA
- a CDS encoding conserved exported protein of unknown function (Evidence 4 : Unknown function but conserved in other organisms; MaGe:77307521), producing MAWSRWLSVALSMSVAIMSGCAQRPLPLMGTYLGGSAGQGGSDSAVVQPEQAAGPFNVGLMLINDTNAQGSAPALSEKGKAFLTDRVRERVQSMTAIHVQTILSPGAGAPPHGQEALAKIAKESGQPYLLVALFSSAESEVPAYLPITGDPEQGGSRPTVPGYEAVNYALAELALIDAATGRVVAQSDGRAWTRLNRLNVPLASNAYPVIHRSLRPAPIYPPEADAKDILRSMAGDEALEQAVVRLQEAWPKS from the coding sequence ATGGCCTGGTCTCGATGGCTTTCAGTGGCGCTCTCGATGAGTGTCGCGATAATGAGCGGATGTGCCCAGCGACCGTTACCCTTGATGGGGACCTATCTAGGCGGCAGCGCGGGGCAAGGAGGGTCTGATTCGGCGGTGGTTCAACCGGAACAGGCGGCAGGACCATTCAATGTCGGACTCATGTTGATTAACGATACGAACGCGCAGGGCTCGGCGCCGGCGTTGTCCGAGAAGGGCAAGGCCTTCCTCACCGATCGCGTTCGTGAGCGAGTCCAATCCATGACGGCGATTCACGTTCAGACGATTCTCTCGCCCGGCGCCGGGGCGCCGCCTCATGGCCAGGAGGCGCTGGCAAAAATAGCCAAGGAGTCCGGGCAGCCTTATTTGTTAGTTGCGCTGTTTTCCAGCGCCGAGTCGGAAGTGCCAGCCTATCTCCCGATTACCGGCGATCCCGAGCAGGGAGGGAGCCGTCCGACGGTTCCCGGGTATGAAGCGGTGAACTATGCATTAGCCGAACTAGCCTTGATCGATGCGGCTACCGGGCGAGTCGTCGCCCAGTCTGATGGGCGGGCCTGGACCAGACTGAATCGGTTGAATGTGCCGCTGGCCTCAAACGCCTATCCCGTGATTCATCGCTCACTCCGTCCGGCGCCGATCTACCCGCCGGAAGCAGATGCGAAGGACATCCTGCGCAGCATGGCCGGCGATGAAGCCTTGGAGCAGGCCGTGGTCCGGTTGCAAGAGGCTTGGCCGAAATCCTGA